The genomic stretch CCATATCTTTcacttaatttaatatataaaaacggcaaactataaacaaagttcaagaaacaaaagaaaaatataagtagggttgaatttaatatacatcacatttattaaaaatccctTCTATGGATGTGCCTCTCTCCTATTACACTGGAATTCTTGGTAAATTTGTTTGTCAAATTAGTCGCCGTATGTATCGTGTCAGTGCATATTATTGTAGGATAATTTgcctataaatttataaattttcatcaaaatatagtttttgcatacagactttacaattcatatgtaaattatcaaactattaatttgttctattttgcaaccaaactattaaattcacatgtaaacgatcaaactattaatttgttctgattttacaaccaaattACTGATTCGATTTGATTTTGCATTTTAACTATTAAATGTGACATCAACCAAAATAATGTTAAATTTTATAGTTAAATAATTCATTGGTTGAATTATGGTTATAGAATTATATCAAACCATTTTAAACTCAAAATCTTAATCGgaagcaaaatcagaataaatcaattgtgaaatacgtgttttaaaatgttaaaaataataacacataaccacatcatacacGCATCGCTAACAAAAGTATTAGACTTAAGTAATAatctttaaatgaaattttctgcgTCTATCACTGCATTTTTTGATGATCATTTTGTGAAGGTATGGCCGATATCACTGCATATGTTGGATTTTACGAGATTTGCTCTCCAAAAAAGGGTGAACTCGTCTTTATATCGGCTGCATCAGGAGTTGTAGGTTAGCTTGTTGGCCAATTTGCTAAGCTATTTAGGTGTTATGTCGTTGGAAGCGCAAGATCACAACATAATGTCTTTTAATTactcttttaaattaatttataaaaatccattcaccaacttcttttttcaatttgaatttgcataatttgttggtgattaaataaatatggaacataatagtaataattaacataaataaccATACAGTCAAAAGTCAACTCTAATTCAaggtttaaaatattcaataagcattatctttaataaaaaatattaataaaaataacctCAGCAATTATCTTCATACTGAAGCaacaattttctttttggggctgtaattactttatattttttagagttaatttatttatatatattactttgttCAAGGTTGACCTTTTGAAGAACATATTGGGGTTTGATGATGCATTCAACTACAATGAAGAATCGTACCTGAATGAAGCCATAAAgaggtatatatataaagtgacaaaattaattaatttcttttacataTAATTAACTGATCTGACCATATAGATTATGGGCCAACAAGATATTGGGTCGGGTCGGGCCGGTCCAAtccaaagatatatatatacatatagccCATATGGCCCTGGCTAGccacataaataaacaaaatatagcCCTCGGccgtagaaatataaaaatcatctttattagTTTTGAAACATCACTTGAAAAGACTAGTTAACGacataattgatttatgtttcctaggtgaaataattctgcgacaaattcaaccatcacactaataaaaatatgaaacatctatgtTACTAATAATTCCGctggtggataacttcgacctaAGGTCGATCAGGATGGTTATGCTAGGGGCGGCGCCGCTGGGGAAGGAGCTGGAAGCGGCTCTGCTCAGCCGCGTGTCGCATGCGGtttttggacaggtgaaaagtgaaaaataactgatatacctaacttcatttttcatgtccttcaaatgatcatttaataccagaaacactaaattcaatttaattactccctatatttgcgttgagattataagaattatactactaattgatttactttgttttactctaaattcagtgttaggaaaattagttgggtaggtggaggaatgtgaaaTTAGGTCGAattaatttgtcattactcCTCATTGATGTGATGCATATATATCTAATCGATTCGAATCTTTATcatggtaccacttgcatctaatactttgacaattttggattataatataactaaatattacttACGAAAAATTATAGTATGGACAAACAGGCtaggaaatttatttttattattcagcccatgaattttttatttttttccaataacatgaattccctgtggtctatctaacccacctaTAATAATGGACAAACGGGCTAGGAAGTTTATGTTTATTAGTCggcccatgaatttattatttttctctcatatctttgaattcctcgtggtctatctaacccacctagaataaaaaaggatataaattatgataatattattattatcatacatGGCTAAGTACATAACTTTGTGTACAAATTTTTAACATGCATGTTACGTGGTAGCAACTGCAGAGATTGGCAGTCATTCTAtgattaattaaacaatttattaaaattaccCGACAAAGACGGGagcatcactataaaaaaagggttaaataaaatgaaataaaattaagtatgtcattctattgttcaataaataaatgttgaatttgttgaaaattcggtgcaatatctctctctaggaaccgtgcatttagttatattataaatcaaaattgacaaagtattagatgcaagtggtaccataataaggattcaaatcgattagttatatatgcaatacatcaatagggagtaatgacaagttaatccgacttaacttcacattcctccacctacccaactaattttcctaacactgaatttagagtaaaataaagttaatcaattagttgtataattcttataatctctacacaaatatagggactaattaaattgaatttagtgtttccggtattaaatgatcatttaaaggaCATGAAAAGTGAAGTAAGGAATATAagttattttttacttttcacctgtccaaaaccGTCTGCGACTTCCAGCTCGTTCCCAAGCAGCACCGCCCCTGACAGAACCATCCTAATCGAGctcaggtcgaagttatccaccaacggaattattattgacatagatgtttggacatttttattagtgtgatggtagaacatgtcgcagaattatttcacctactgacatagatcaattgttgtaacaccccatattttgtatttacattcacatatatccctatatatatatatatatatatattatagggatgtattcatatccaaaAGCTAAGTATAagtgaaacacaaaacacatggAATCCATTGGTTTTGTGATCTAACGGTTAGATTAatgccacgtgtcatctaataatgtagatttttagcctaataatgtacctcggctaataatgtagcattttgtttaaaaatgtacagttttagtctaataatgtaaatttctAGTCTAGTGtacctcggctaataatgtagatttttagtatGATAATGTAACTAATCACAATCATCCAATCTAAtgatccaagggttgtgatttgtgttgtgttttacaCTAAGATGCTGTAAGGACCCTAGCACACCCCAttatatataggtatatatatatatatagattgcagtaattactcctatttaaatcctccaataaaaaaaaaatcaccaaatattctattactattcACAGTTTTATGTTCGTCAActtaatactaatttaaaaatattaataatcacaGATAAATTTCAAGATCAATTAAATGCGAATATTCCATAGACTACTCATTTTATCTATCCATTCCATGTGTGTTTCATGTCTTTTATTCCCTTAATCAAATTCTAAGTTACTATTTCCACTAGTTACTTTATACTCCGTAATTACTAATCTTACTTAGTAAATCCTCAAATTTAGTTTAACATTCATAGTCATTCtaaatcatatttcttttaccaaatcttataaataaaactcattaaccttatcaactaaatttctttaatctcaattatttgcaatcgttagaatatgcttcaatcatcaattctagtctcatttctatggttaatccactcacataatcacacttagttattagtcattaccatattcaattccttactcaaaaaaaaatctttcacttcaatattccaatcaattttccaaaatatatcaaatggccattataaattctaataaatttattttggtcactaaataagatatattattcattttcaacAACAATTTGACGAATTAAGATTCATGGATTAATGCACTAAGATAGTCAGTTCATACCCAAAATCATACATAGGTTCAACTCAATTTAGTTCAATGGAAAAACTAATGATTCCGACGTCTACGGACAAGGATTGATAGATAAACTCAAAACGTAACACACACCTTATTTGACAACCAACGATGTCAGAAAATTTTTACCTCATAACCTATCAtaagtttcaaataaaagaaaaataggataaaaGAGAGCCCTACCTTGATAACCATACGTTGGTTCGACTGGTTCAAAGCGTCAACACAAATTAAGTGAAACTTTCATAGATTgcaacttcttcttcctcctttgatTACTAAtcggttgattctccaaagtggGGTGAATAGTAGGCTAGTAGCTATATTTGATTTTACAGCAAGAgccacattatttaattaattatgaatagtaAATGACAAATGACACTATTTTGATCATTCATATTCTTTCTAGATGATTCCATGTATAATTGTCTTTattgtagtaaaaaaaattacaaacctaAAAAAATTGTGCCTCTCGAAGAGTTTTGGagataaaaatatacatagcaTCTTTTATGCAAAATGACCATTTCTCCCTTCTATTGTATACGCTATATAATTTccgatttaattctattttcttgctcAATCTTACTGACGTGATACTTGTGTAACCCCAATTCTATATAAAATAACATTCAGTGTTGTgcacaaattataaaaatttcagcctAAATTGACAAATTTAGGTAGAAAGGAATTTTCCAACTAAACCCTGatttggggtgttacaattatGTCGTGAACTAGTCTTTTCAACACAACTTTTTCGAAGCGGACTGCTATTTGTTCAACAATCGTTGGCcgccagcggtccgctgggcgggtcgaatgctccagattttcatcttcgagttttagctatctttttaggctcaaatttgcacatttctcacaaaacacgtcaaaataccaaaatagataaaatatataattattggacatgtaatgcaacattgatactcaaaatggaccaaataaaggccctaaaatagtgcaaaaaccGAGCATATCAAAGAGTATGACTCCCATTTCgttaatattttcaattcactttctattaacatttttaaaaattcgtggTGGATAAAGTGTGACTTTCAATAGCTAACGTAGGCAGTAGGATTTTCTTGTGGCAgctttttcaagatttcatagttatgagttgataaaatatgtagattcatattgattgtttttattaaaagcatggaaaagagaaaatgaaatacagagatatatagtaggaggatagaaatttattttagcaaacatgaaagtaaaacacgcagtcccaaattaatagtatatcaattgtcattgttgcggctatagttgatcaattgtcattgttgcAGAGCAAATACCACAGAGCAGCATGAGGCCAATGTATGGTTTAATGGAAGCGATTTCAACATTAGCCGCAGCTTCTTCTTTGAGATCGTACTCGATCGTAGATCGAGTTATACACTGCTTCTCGTTTCCCTCCACCTCTATCACATTGAATCTCATACGATACAGCGTGAACCCTAGATCCAGAAATCCTCCTTCCACAACCTCTGCCTCCTTCACACGCTTCTCGTTATCCACCACCACGAATTTCTCCTTGAACGACTTCATTCCCCCTCCCATCCCTgctcaattaatcaattaattaataattacataaatCTAGTGGAAGTTGATTGAACTGAATGTGGATGGTACCTGGACGGAAAACGGCCTCGAGAATGGTTCCGGCGCCGCCGTCCCCTTGGACGACGTCGACCCGGCTGATAAAGTCGGAGTTGGCTTTCTCTGCCACTTTGGGGAGCTGTAGAGTGCCGTAGAGCTTCCACGCTTCAGTTGCCGGTACATCAAACGTCATCTCAGCGGACATTGTTCTGTACATCTTCGATTTCTGGTTGCGGCAGATGTGATGTCTATGCACTACAAAGAGGAGTTGAGATTGAGAgggttattatttataaaataagggTGTGGTTGAATTGGTAAATAGGGGCATTCATAGAGCATTTAACGGCCCAATATAgtgtttgatttgttggttaaattttATGTGTGACTCGTTTAATGGGAAATGGCCCGTTGAATTATGGCTGAAAATGACtgttttattatcatgaaaaattCAGTGATAATAATATGTGCAACACTATTTCAACTTTAAATTACATAGAATTTACTAATATAGCCCTCGGccgtagaaatataaaaatcatctttattagTTTTGAAACATCACTTGAAAAGACTAGTTGAAGacataattgatttatgtttcataggtgaaataattctgctacaaattcaaccatcacactaataaaaatatgaaacatctatgtTACTAATAATTCCGctggtggataacttcgacctaAGGTCGATCAGGATGGTTATGCTAGGGGCGGCGCCGCTGGGGAAGGAGCTGGAAGCAGCTCTGCTCAGCCGCGTGTCGCATGCGGtttttggacaggtgaaaagtgaaaaataactgatatacctaacttcattttcatgtccttcaaatgatcatttaataccagaaacactaaattcaatttaattactccctatatttgtgttgagattataagaattatactactaattgatttactttgttttactctaaattcagtgttaggaaaattagttgggtacgtggaggaatgtgaagttaggtcggattaatttgtcattactcCTCATTGATGTGATGCATATATATCTAATCGATTCGAATCTTTATCATGAtaccacttgcatctaatactaTGACAATTTTGgattataatataactaaatattacttacgaaaaaatatagtatggacaaacaggctaggaaatttatgtttattattcagcccatgaatttattatttttttccgaTAACATGAATTCCCTGAggtctatctaacccacctagaataaTGGACAAACGGGCTAGGAAGTTTATGTTTATTAGTCggcccatgaatttattatttttgtctaatatctttgaattccttgtggtctatctaacccacctagaataaaaaaggatataaattatgataatattattattatgatacaTGGCTAAGTACATAACTTCGTGTACAAATTTTTAACATGCATGTTACGTGGTAGCAACTGCAGAGACTGGCAatcattctataattaattaaacaatttattgaaattaaccGACAAAGACGGGagcatcactataaaaaaagggttaaataaaatgaaataaaattaagtatgccattctattgttcaataaataaatgttgaatttgttgaaaattcggtgcaatatctctctctaggaaccgtgcatttagttatattataaatcaaaattgacaaagtattagatgcaagtggtaccataataaggattcaaatcgattagttatatatgcaatacatcaatagggagtaatgacaagttaatccgacttaacttcacattcctccacctacccaactaattttcctaacactgaatttagagtaaaataaagttaatcaattagttgtataattcttataatctctacacaaatatagggactaattaaattgaatttagtgtttccggtattaaatgatcatttaaaggacatgaaaaatgtagtaaggaatataagttatttttcacttttcacctgtaCAAAACTGTCTGCGACTTCCAGCTCGTTCCCCAGCAGCACCGCCCCTGACAGAACCATCCTAATCGAGctcaggtcgaagttatccaccaacggaattattattgacatagatgtttcacatttttattagtgtgatggtagaacgtgtcgcagaattatttcacctactgacatagatcaattgttgtaacaccccatattttgtatttacattcatatatatccctatatatatatatatatatatatatattatagggatgtattcatatccaaaAGCTAAGTATAagtgaaacacaaaacacatggAATCCATTGGTTTTGTGTTGCCATGGTATAACATTATTGCTTTCTGTGAGAACTTTCTCCATGGATTCGCTAGCGGCATATGTAGGGTATTAGGTTGAGACGAAGCATATAATGCACGTATTGACGATGTATAATGCACTTAGGTttctatataatgcataattcaTGAGAGGCAATGTTTCGGGTAAAAAAGATTTCGTCTGGATTGCGCGGTGTGGCGCACGttgcttgtttcccctaagggtttaataagcctagggggtaGGGTGTCGTATGTACAAGTTGTATTAGTTTgattaattgatttttaatcaacaataaAATCATGTTTTTTGTTGACGTGGTATAACATTACTGCTTGCTGTGAGAAATTTCTCCAAGGATTCGCGGGCGGCATATGTAGGGTATTAGGTTGAGACTCGGCATATAATGCACGTATTGACGACGTATGATGCACTTAGAtgtctatataatgcataattagtgaGCGAGATTGTTTCGGGTAAAAAAGATAGGGTCGTCTGGTTTGCGATTTGTAGCGCACCttgcttgtttcccctaagggtttaataagcctagggggtagggtgtagtatgtagggGGTAGGTTTTAATCAACAATTAAATCGtgttttgtgttgacattgtataaCATTACTGATTGCTTTGGGAATTTTCTCCATGGCTTCGCTAGCGGCATATGTAGGGTATTAGGTTGAGACGAAGCATATAATGCACGTATTGACGATGTATAATGCCCTTAGGTttctatataatgcataattcgtGAGAGGCAATGTTTCGGGTAAAAAAGATTTCGTCTGGATTGCGCGGTGTGGTGCACGttgcttgtttcccctaagggtttaataagcctagggggtagggtgtagtatgtaaaaaacaacatttttaatacatataCCACAACATGTACTCCGTAACAACGTTTTTATTAGTATGTGTTATACGTATGCATAAATCACGTGTTTGTCTATCTGAATAATTTGACATATTGAAATCGTGAAAATCGTGCATTACTTGTCAGCATATTATATTGCAAAGTTGTTATATTATGCTGACCCCTTTTTTCCAATTATGTACATTGGTTGTTGTACCTGAATGTCCTCCCTCGATGAAGCCTGTTGTAGGTCAGAAATTCCAGTCATTGGATTTCGCTTTTGCTTTCTACGACATATATGCCCGGGCAGTTGGCTTTGATACGCGCAAACAAGCTATGAGGAAGGTTGATGATGTCACCACGTGGTATCAagttgtatgcaatagggaaggaCGGAAGAAGGGTGAAGAGGATGACCAGTTGAATGCCCGTTCTGGTTTCACAATCAAGCGTAGGAAGTTATCTAAGCGGTGTGGTTGTACAGCTAATATATCCTTCAGGTTTTTCTCGGAAGATTGCTCGTCAGGATACATAATTCAGGAGTTCAATGAGATTCATAACCATCATATGGTTGAGATGGAACAGCAGAAATTCATGTCAAGTAATCGCAAGTTGGATGATGTACATCACAAATTTATACTAGACTGTTCCAGGGCGAATATAGGACCCACGCTTACATTTAAGGTATTGAAGGAGATTCTTGGTGGGTTTGACCTGGCTGGTTGCACTGTGGGGGATATCAGGAATGCCTCACGGGACATAAAAGCATATGCACAAGGAGTTGATGTACAAATGGTGTTGGATGACATGGCTAGGAAGAAGGAGATGTCCGAGGCTTTCACCTATCACTACGAAGTTAACGAATTTGACCAGTTGGTTGTTTTGTTTTGGTGCGATGGTGTGATGAAGAGAAATTACCACATGTTTGGTGACATTGTGTCCTTCGACTCCACATACAACACAAATAGGTACAAAACTAAATAATGTGTTGTTTATGTTATATTCTATTAATGTATTGTATATTGTATGCATTATTTGTTTGATGTTACTGCATTATGTACTGCCGTAAGTTGCATTATTATACGATTATGCTTATGACGACCGGTTGTTGTCATGTCCGCAGGTACTGTATGATATTCACTCCTTTCACTGGAAAGGATAATCATGGTAGTCCTGTGACATTTGCGGCCGGGTTGGTGTGCAGCGAGAAAACAGGGGCATTTGCTTGGCTGTTCAGACATTTTATAGATTGTATGGGTGTAGCACCCAGGATGATTGTGACCGATCAAGATTTGGGTATGCGATCAGCGATTGAAGAAGTCCTCGTCGGCACGCGTCACCGTTGGTGTATGTGGCATATAATGCATAAATTGGCAGTCAAGGTACCAAACAGATTATTGCGGGACGACGATTTCAAAAAGGAGTTTAACGCTTGTGTTTGGTCGGACCTATTAGAGCCGGAGGAATTCGAGGAGGAGTGGAATAGATTGGTTGAACATCATCAGCTGGAGGACATCGACTGGTTCAACACATTGTATGCATATAGGAGGTACTGGATACCGGCGTACTTTAGGGATTTTCCTATGGGTTCGATGATTAGGACTACGTCCATATCTGAACCAGAGAACAGTTTCTACAAAAATTATCTGAAGCCCAGAGCAAACATAGCTGAATTCTACCTGAGTTTCAACCACGCCATAGAATTCCAGTG from Salvia splendens isolate huo1 chromosome 15, SspV2, whole genome shotgun sequence encodes the following:
- the LOC121768491 gene encoding norbelladine synthase-like isoform X1 — encoded protein: MYRTMSAEMTFDVPATEAWKLYGTLQLPKVAEKANSDFISRVDVVQGDGGAGTILEAVFRPGMGGGMKSFKEKFVVVDNEKRVKEAEVVEGGFLDLGFTLYRMRFNVIEVEGNEKQCITRSTIEYDLKEEAAANVEIASIKPYIGLMLLCGICSATMTIDQL
- the LOC121768491 gene encoding norbelladine synthase-like isoform X2, which produces MYRTMSAEMTFDVPATEAWKLYGTLQLPKVAEKANSDFISRVDVVQGDGGAGTILEAVFRPGMGGGMKSFKEKFVVVDNEKRVKEAEVVEGGFLDLGFTLYRFH
- the LOC121767006 gene encoding protein FAR1-RELATED SEQUENCE 5-like, coding for MKPVVGQKFQSLDFAFAFYDIYARAVGFDTRKQAMRKVDDVTTWYQVVCNREGRKKGEEDDQLNARSGFTIKRRKLSKRCGCTANISFRFFSEDCSSGYIIQEFNEIHNHHMVEMEQQKFMSSNRKLDDVHHKFILDCSRANIGPTLTFKVLKEILGGFDLAGCTVGDIRNASRDIKAYAQGVDVQMVLDDMARKKEMSEAFTYHYEVNEFDQLVVLFWCDGVMKRNYHMFGDIVSFDSTYNTNRYCMIFTPFTGKDNHGSPVTFAAGLVCSEKTGAFAWLFRHFIDCMGVAPRMIVTDQDLGMRSAIEEVLVGTRHRWCMWHIMHKLAVKVPNRLLRDDDFKKEFNACVWSDLLEPEEFEEEWNRLVEHHQLEDIDWFNTLYAYRRYWIPAYFRDFPMGSMIRTTSISEPENSFYKNYLKPRANIAEFYLSFNHAIEFQWNSRTALDYHDATSIPILATTLPFEKHASTLFTDSMFRKIQQEIVEGNDRCRVLSFMSGETADTYKLGDSKRNAYFVRHDKTDDSYSCECKLFGRHGYLCSHIFFLFQNNEVKKIPEKYCESRWMKTPLAKAFETDIGALRAFVAGVEELGNSLQTGNPVTSVAEKRRMVEEFYGMARPETVAVHPPDVVKTKGHASSSASRLISKRDKAIKDATRPLRRCKGCDEMGHHDSRNCPVLKEMRMEKDAGKGKNPA